Within Burkholderia cepacia GG4, the genomic segment GCTTCGGATGCACGTCCGAGCCGTACTCGTCCTGTTCGCCGTGAATCGCGAGCGTCGCGCAGCGCACGCGTGGCAGTTCGTCGTCGAGACTCCAGCCGCGAAACGCCGGCGACAGCCACGTGTCGACCCACGCGCGCAGCACCCATTCGGCCTTGTCGCCGTGATAGCGCGCGAGCCGCTCGAGCTGGCCGGGCGCATCGAACTGCTGCCCCGCGTCGCGAATGCCGTTGCGCGTGCGATCCTCGACGAACGCCTGCGCGGCGACCGTCACCAGCGCGCGGCACCGTGCCGGATGCGCGGCCGCGCACCCGACCGCCATGCCGCCGCCGACGCTGTGCCCGAACACCACGAACGCATCGATGCCGAAATGTTCGAGCACCGCGTGGAATCCGTGATGGGCCTCGTCGCGCACGAACGTCGTGCCGGGCGTTCCGGGATGACGATCCGAGCGGCCGAAACCCAGCCGGTCGTACGCGATCACGTCACGTCGGGTGGCACGCGCGAGTTGCTCGGGGAAGTCGCGCCATAGTTCGACGCAACCGAGCGAATCGTGCAGCAGCACGATCGGCGCGGCCGGCTCAGGTGCGGCCGGCTCAGGTGCGGCCGGCTCAGGCGCGGCCGGCTCAGGTGCGGCCAGCTCAGGCGCTGCCGGCCCGGATGCGGTGGGTGCCGGCGCGGGCACACCGCGCCAGCGCTTCGCGAAGAGACGCCCTTGCGGCGTCTCGACCCAGGTCTCCTCGGTCACGATTTCGGTCATGTGTCTGTCGTCTGCATGAAGGCGGCCGCGGACAGGCGTGCCGCATCGAATGCCGGTGATGGTGGCCCGGCGACGCGCGCGGCGTCAAGCAAGCCCCCACCGCCCGCACGTTCATTCGGGCTGCGGCGGCAGATACTCCATCTGCGACTCGTCGTACAGCCGATAGATCAGCGCCTGCATCGCGCGGATGTCCTCCGATTCGTCGAGCATCCGCATGCTCATGATGATCGGCGACACCAGGTTCGGATCGTCGAGCGGCTTGTAGCTGATGTCGTCGCGCTTCAGGCCGTACACGCTGTGCGGCACGACCGACACGCCCTCGCCCATCGCGACGAGGCCGAGCGCGATCTGCAGCTCGCGCGTCTCGTAGATGCGCCGCGGCTGCAGCGCGCGATCGTGAAACGCCGCGAGCACCTGGTCCGCATAGCTCGGCCGCGGCGCCTTCGGGAAGATGATCAGCGTGTCGTTCACGAGATCGTGCAGCGACAGCACGGGCTTCGCGCCGTCGAGCACATGGCCGACCGGCAGCGCGACGATCATCCGCTCCTCGCGCAGCACGACGCGCCGCACGCTCGGATCCTCATGACGGATGCGCCCGAACCCGACGTCGATGTGCCCTTCCTTCAGCGCCTTGATCTGGTCCATCGTCGACATCTCGTGCAGGCTCAGCTCGACGGCCGGATACTCGCTGCGAAAGCGCCGGATGATCTTCGGCAGCATCCCGTACAGCGTCGAGCCGACGAAGCCGACCGACATGCTGCGTTCGATCTTGCCGACGCGCTTCGTCATCGATTCGAGTTCGGCCGTCTGCGCGAGCAGCTGCACCGCGTGCGAATAGAAGAACCGCCCCGCGTCGGTCAACTTCAGCGGCCGCGCGTTGCGCTCGAACAGCGGCACGCCGAGCGCCTCCTCGAGCTGCTGGATCTGGCGGCTCAGCGGCGGCTGCGCGATGTGCAGGCGCTCGGCGGCGCGCGTGAAATTCCGCTCCTCGGCAACCGCGACGAAGTAGCGGAGGTGTCTCAACTCCATGTTCCATCCCTCCCGGACAGGCAACGGACGTTCATTCGGCCCCGCGCGTGCAGCGCCCGCACCCATCGTCCCGTGATCGCCTGCTGCCGATACCATGACGATACCTCAGCCCGCGTGGAAACCGCCCCGAGCCGCCCCACCGCCCGCATCCGGCACCGCGCAAAGCAAAACGGGAAACCGCCTGGTTTCCCGTTTCTTCATCGACGCCGCGTCGCGGCATCGTCACAACCACGCGTCATGCCTCGGTCGCGTACAGCGCATCGCGCTGCGCGTCGCTCAGCGAATCGAGCGGCACATCGGGCAGCCGATAGCAGATCATCGTGCCGTACAGCTCGGCCAGGCAGTTGCTGCCGGCGTCGAGCGCGTAGCCGTCTTCGCCGTCCGGGGCCGGCGGATACACCTCGCGCCACGCGTTGATCGCGGCTTCGATTCGCACGATGGAAACGGGTGCGGCCTTCCGCTCGGCGGGTGATGCGCTCATGGATTCCTCTGGGTTGCGCGCTCCGCGGGCCGTACCGGCCGCGGCGGAACGATGAAAACGCCGGGCGCCGCCGGCCGCCGCACGAGGCGCGTGCCGGATGCCGATCCGCGCCGCGCGCGTCGCGCCGGCCCGGCCGTGGCCCGGTAGGGTCGGGAAATATAACCGGCTTTGACCCCGTGCAGGGGAAAGCCGACAAAAAAAGCACGGTCGGCGCGGTCCGGCGCGACATCGGGCACCCCCGGTCTCACGTCGCCTGCACTGCGCCCGCGCCCCCGTCACGCTACATCACGCCCCGGGCAGAACGTCCCATGACGAACGGAGCATGTTCCGGTTCGCCTGCGGCGCTTAACCTGACTTGCACCCGTCCGTCGCCGACGGGTTGCGTTTCCCCGCTGTCGCAGGCCGCAAGATGCGTCGCGACGGACGCACAAAAGACAACGGGAAGCCCAAGGGCTTCCCGTTTCGTGGCGCGATCGCGCGGCCGCGTGCCGCGCCCGCATCAGCCCACGGTTTCGCGGTTCTCCACGCGCTGCATCTGCGCGCCGCGGCTCGCGGCCACCCACGGCGCGATTTCCATGTCTTCGTAGCGCACGAAGCGGCTCTTGTTCATGAGCCGATAGCCGAGCCACACGACGAGGAACAGCGGAATGCCGACGTAGGTCGCAGCGACGCCAGCCCAGTCGATCCGGTTCGCGAGGAACGCCTGATAGTCCTGCCCCAGCGCGATCACGAGGCACAGCACGAACGCGAACAGCGGGCCGAACGGGAACCACTTCGACTGGTACGGCAGTTGATCGAGCGTGTAGCCCTGCTTCACGTAGCCCTTGCGGAACCGGTAGTGGCTGACCGCGATGCCGAGCCACGCGATAAAACCCGTCATCCCCGACGTGTTCAGCAGCCACAGGTACACCGTCTTGTCCCCGTACAGCGACGTGAAGAAGCACAGCGCGCCGACGGCGGTGGTCGCATACAGCGCATTGCGCGGCACGCCGCCCGACGACAGCTTCGCGAAGATCTTCGGCGCGCGGCCTTCCGTCGCGAGGTTGTAGAGCATCCGCGTCGACGCGTACATGCCGGAGTTGCCGGCCGACAGCACGGCCGTCAGGATTACCGCGTTCATCACGCCGGCCGCGAACGCGAGGCCCGCGTGGCGGAATACGAGCGTAAACGGGCTGACGCCGATATCGGTCACGTCACTCTTCAGCAGGCTCGGGTCGGTGTACGGAATCAGCACGCCGATCACGAAGATCGCCAGCACGTAGAACAGCAGGATCCGCCAGAACACCTGACGCACCGCGCGCGGGATCGTCGTGCGCGGATTCTCCGATTCGCCGGCCGCGACACCGATCAGCTCGGTGCCCTGGAACGAGAAGCCCGCGATCATCGCGACGCCCATCATCGCCGGCAGGCCGCCTGCGAACGGCGCGTCGCCGATCGTCAGGTTGCCCCAGCCGTTGCCCGGCGCGCCCTTCAGAATGCCGAAGATCATCAGCAGGCCGACGCCGATGAATGCGACCACGGTGACGACCTTGATCAGCGCGAACCAGTATTCGGCTTCACCGAAGCCGCGTACGGTCAGCGCGTTGAGCAGGAACATCACGGCGAGGAACGCGGCGCTCCACCACACGCCCGGCACGTCCGGGAACCAGTAGTGCATCACGAGCTGCGCGGCGACGAGTTCCACCGCGATCGTCACGGCCCAGTTGTACCAGTAGTTCCAGCCGAGCGCGAAGCCGAAGCCTTCGTCGACGTATTTCGCGCCGTAGGTCGCGAACGAGCCCGACACCGGCATGAACGCGGCCATTTCGCCGAGGCTCGTCATCAGGAAGTAGACCATCAGGCCGATCAGCATGTACGCGACCATCGCGCCGCCGGGGCCGGCCTGCGAGATCGACGCGCCGGACGCGACGAACAGGCCCGTGCCGATCGAGCCGCCGATGGCGATCATCGTCAGGTGGCGCGCCTTCAGCGCGCGATGAAGCTTGGGTGGGTTCGCGGACGAACCGGGTTGGTCGGAATTGGGGATTGCGGACATAAACGAGACGAACGTTGAGCGGGCCGGCATCCGGAGCCGGCGCATGCGGAATCGGGGCGCGGCGCGCCACCTGCGATGCATTCGATGCGGCCCCGATACGCGTTGCGCGCCGGGCGCCTGCGGCGAAGCGCGGATTCTACCTGATTCGTCATGGGGACAGCTCGGGTTCGAACGCCCCGCCGCCGCAGGCAGACGCAGCAGAATCAACGAGTTGGATGCGGCATGGGCGGCGGCGCGCCAAAAGCCATGAACAACGCGCGGCTATCCGCCATGCCGCGAGCGCAACGCGCGATCGTTCCGGCACACATGCCCGATGCCGCATTAAAGCGGCCACTCGATCGAGATTCACCCCAATAATCAGACAAAACCGCCGGTACTGATAATTGATTCAAATCAAATCGAACACACGGACCGCGGTAATGATGCGTAACCGTTTCGAATCGCCGTGTGCGCATGCATGTTTTGCATCTCGCGGCCAAATTCGGGAATTCGCGAGATAATGCGCGTTAATTCGAAATAATCAGCGCGCGGAACCGTCGACGACACCAATATCCGACGCCCCGCCGACCCCGAGGATGAAGTCATACCCGCCGCTCGCTACGCTGCGCCGCCATACCGCGTCGATCGTGGCACGCATTCTGTCGCCCCGCGGCGTACTCGTCGCGGGCATCGTGCTGCTGGCATTCAGCTGGGGGCTTTCCGCGTCGCTGATAATCGAGGCGCGGCACGACGCGTATGACCATGCGGTCGAAAATGCGCGCAACCTGATGCTGCTGATCGAGCGCGATATCTCGCGCAATATCGAGCTTTACGATTTGTCGCTGCAAAACGTCGTCGACGGTCTCGCCGATCCGGAACTGATGACACTGCCGCCGCACCAGCGTCACCGGCTGCTGTTCGACCGCGCGGCGACCGGCGCCTATCTCGGCGCCATTTTCGTGATGGATGCGCACGGCAATATCGTGATTGATTCGAGCGCGTCGCCGCCGCGGCAGGGCAATTTCGCCGATCGCGAGTATTTCACCGCGCATCGCGACCGGCTCGCGCAGGGCCTCTACATCAGCCGGCCCTATGCGTCCCGGCTGCGCGGCGGCGCACTGACGATCGCGCTCAGCCGCCGGATCACGCTGCCCGACGGCTCGTTCGGCGGGATCGTCGTCGGCACGCTCAGCATCGACTACTTCCGCGCGCTGCTCGACGGTCTCGCGGTCGGCCTACACGGCAGCGCGGCGATCGTCGAGGACAACGGCGCGCTCGTGTCCCGCCTGCCGTACGATGCGCGCGTGGTCGGCCTCGACATTCACGACGCCCCGCTCTTCGCCGAGGCGCTGCGCAGCAGCGAAGGCGCGCTGACGGGCGTCGGCGCGATCGACGGCGTGCGGCGCATCTATGTTTACAAGCATCTCGCGCATCTGCCGCTGGTCGTCGACGTCGCGCCCGCCGAGATCGACATCTACGCGTCGTGGCGCCATCGCGCGATCTGGACCGCCGTGCTGATGGGGCTGTTCACCGCGTTCATCGCGTGGGGCTCGCTCGCGCTGTCGCGCGAACTGAGGCGCAGGCAGATCGCCGAAGCGAAGCTGTACCGGCTCGCGCGCACCGATTCGCTGACCGGCCTCGACAACCGCGGCACGTTCGACGCGGTGCTCGCGAAGGAAGCGCAGCGCGCGTCCCGCAGCGGCCGCCCGCTGTCCGTGCTGTTCGTCGACGTCGATCATTTCAAGGCATTCAACGACTACTACGGCCACCTCGCCGGCGACGACGTGCTGCGCCGCGTCGCGCAATCCGCATCGCACTGCCTGCGCCGCGACAGCGACCACGTCGCGCGCTACGGCGGCGAGGAATTCGTCGTCACGCTGCCCGACACCGACGCGCAAGGCGCGGCGACCGTCGCCGAAGGGATCCGGCGCGCGATCGCCGGGCTTGACATCAAGCATGGCCGCAGCCCGTACGGGCACGTGACGGCCAGCATCGGCACGGCGACCGCCGCCGGCGCGCGCGTCAACGCCGCGACGCTGCTGCGGCTGGCCGACGAGGCGCTGTACCGCGCGAAGTCCGGCGGCCGCAATCGCGTGTCGGACGCCGAGACGAGCGCGGCCGACGCGTGACGCGCCAGCCGGCCGCGCCGCGCCGCCCCGCCGTGGACAGCCCGCGCGCGTTCGGCTAGCGTTACGTCTGCTGCGCAGGCGGCGCGGCGCCGGCCCGCGCAGGCCGCCTGCGCGTGTCCCGGCCACCCCAGCTCCGTCATGACCGCCCAGCTCCCCGCCCGCCTGCCACCGCTCCTGCGCCACGCGCTCCGTCCGTTGCTGGACCCTTACCGCCGCTACCGGCACGCGAAGCTGATCCATGCGGCGCGCGTCGCGCTCGCGATTCTCGTGTCGATCGCCTTGTCCACCGGCCTGCGCGTACCGCACGGCGAATGGTCGACGATCACCGTGCTGATCGTTGTCGGCGGGCTGCAGCACCACGGCAACATCCGCAAGAAGGCGGCCGAGCGCGCGCTCGGCACGTCGATCGGCGCGCTCGCGGGGCTCGGGCTGATCGTGCTCTATTCCGTCCTGCACGCGCCGCTCGCGATCTACCTGCTGATGGCGATCGCGTGCGGCTTCTGCGCATATCACGCGATCGGCAAGGCCGGCTATATCGCGCTGCTGTCGGCGATCACGATGGTGATCGTCGCCGGGCACGGCGACAACGAGCTCGTCGACGGCCTGTGGCGCGCGGTGAACGTGCTGACCGGCATCGCGATCGCGCTGGCGTTCTCGTTCGCGCTGCCGCTCTATGCGACCTACTCGTGGCGCTACAAGCTCGCCGACGCGCTGCGCGCGTGCGCGGCCGTGCATGCGCGGCTCGCGGGCGACCGCCACGTGAGCGACGACGCGCACCTGAAGGAAATGGCCGCGCTGAGCGCGCTGCTGGTGCAGCTGCGTTCGCTGATGCCGTCGGTATCGAAGGAATGCGATATCCCGGTCACGCAGCTCGAGGCGATCCAGCGCGGCCTGCGCCTGTGCATCGGTTACCTGGAGATCCTGTCGAGCACGGTGCCGGCCCGCGACGACCTGGCCGCCCGCGAATACATGCGCACCGCGATGAAGGCCGTGAACCGGCGCATCCGCGACACGCTCGTCGGCGCAAGCCGCGCGCTCAAGTTCGGCACGCCGAGCCGGCTCGCGCCGCGCCGCCGGCCGGTCGATCCGCCGCACGACGCACCGCCGCCGGAGCTGTCCGGCCATGTATCGATCACGGCCAAGCTGGCCGGCGAAGTGGAACAACTGCGCGAGAAGCTGCTCGAAACCGCATCGGCGTGGAATATCTGAAGGTCGCCGGAATCCGGGTGAAGCCGGCCAGTCTTTCATCTGCCTTTCATCAAGACAGACCGGCATCCTGACGACGGCGGCCACGCGCCTCTTCCGATCCGGCCCCGGAAACATCCGCCGCGCCCGGGCTCGCCGGCGGGCGTTTCGACCGTCGTTCCGGGTCGGTTCGCACCGGGTTCTCCGGGCGGTTAGCCGCCTGCCGGGCCCGCCGCACCGGGCCCGCCAACGCATTTGCGCGTAAATCAGGTCTTGCCCCAACTCCCCGGACAGCCGATACTCGCGTATTCCGCGAAATACGATCCCACCGGCTTCAATCCACGGTAATTCCTATGAGCACGATTCTCGAAAGCCTCCCGACCGGCCAGAAGGTCGGTATCGCCTTCTCCGGCGGCCTGGACACCAGCGCCGCGCTGCACTGGATGAAACTGAAGGGCGCCGTCCCGTACGCATACACGGCGAACCTCGGCCAGCCCGACGAAGACGATTACGACGCGATCCCGAAACGCGCGATCGAATACGGCGCAGCCGGCGCCCGCCTGATCGACTGCCGCGCGCAGCTCGTCGCCGAAGGCATCGCGGCGCTGCAAAGCGGTGCGTTCCACATCACGACCGCCGGCGTCACGTACTTCAACACGACGCCGATCGGCCGCGCCGTGACGGGCACGATGCTCGTCGCCGCGATGAAGGAAGACGGCGTCAACATCTGGGGCGACGGCAGCACGTACAAGGGCAACGACATCGAGCGTTTCTACCGCTACGGCCTGCTCGTGAACCCGGATCTGAAGATCTACAAGCCGTGGCTCGACCAGACGTTCATCGACGAACTCGGCGGCCGCGCCGAAATGTCCGAATTCATGAACCAGGCCGGCTTCGCCTACAAGATGTCGGCCGAGAAGGCGTATTCGACCGACTCGAACCTGCTCGGCGCGACGCACGAGGCGAAGGATCTGGAAAGCCTCGAAAGCGGCATCAAGATCGTGAACCCGATCATGGGCGTCGCGTTCTGGCGCGACGACGTGAAGATCGCCGCCGAAGAGGTGACGGTGCGCTTCGAAGCCGGCCAGCCGGTCGCGCTGAACGGCGTCGAGTTCACGGACCCGGTCGAGCTGCTGCTGGAAGCGAACCGCATCGGCGGCCGCCACGGCCTCGGCATGAGCGACCAGATCGAGAACCGCATCATCGAGGCGAAGAGCCGCGGCATCTATGAAGCCCCGGGCCTCGCGCTGCTGTACATCGCGTACGAGCGTCTCGTCACCGGCATCCACAACGAAGACACGATCGAGCAGTACCGCGAGAACGGTCGCCGCCTCGGCCGCCTGCTGTACCAGGGCCGCTGGTTCGACCCGCAGGCGATCATGCTGCGCGAAACGGCGCAACGCTGGGTCGCGCGCGCGATCACCGGCGAAGTGAAGATCGAACTGCGCCGCGGCAACGACTACTCGATCCTGAGCACGAAGTCGCCGAACCTCACGTACCAGCCGGAACGCCTGTCGATGGAGAAGGTAGCGTCGACGTTCTCGCCGCGCGACCGGATCGGCCAGCTGACGATGCGCAACCTCGACATCACCGATACGCGCGACAAGCTGCGCGTGTATTCGCAAGTCGGTCTGCTGACGCCGGGCGAATCGTCGGCGCTGCCGCAAATCAAGGGCGACGGCGACAAGTAAGCCGTTTCGCTCGAAGCCGGGGCGCGTAGCCGATACGCGGCCCGGCCGGGCAGGCCGTGTGTGCGTCGGTGCATACGCGGCCTGCCGTTTCCTCCGCCTCTTCCCCGCCTCTCCTCCGTTTCCCCTTCCCGTTTGCCCGCGATCGCAGCAC encodes:
- a CDS encoding alpha/beta fold hydrolase, which produces MTEIVTEETWVETPQGRLFAKRWRGVPAPAPTASGPAAPELAAPEPAAPEPAAPEPAAPEPAAPIVLLHDSLGCVELWRDFPEQLARATRRDVIAYDRLGFGRSDRHPGTPGTTFVRDEAHHGFHAVLEHFGIDAFVVFGHSVGGGMAVGCAAAHPARCRALVTVAAQAFVEDRTRNGIRDAGQQFDAPGQLERLARYHGDKAEWVLRAWVDTWLSPAFRGWSLDDELPRVRCATLAIHGEQDEYGSDVHPKRIAARVAGPSSFLLLDRCGHLPHRERTDDVLAAVATLLRDARA
- a CDS encoding LysR family transcriptional regulator; the protein is MELRHLRYFVAVAEERNFTRAAERLHIAQPPLSRQIQQLEEALGVPLFERNARPLKLTDAGRFFYSHAVQLLAQTAELESMTKRVGKIERSMSVGFVGSTLYGMLPKIIRRFRSEYPAVELSLHEMSTMDQIKALKEGHIDVGFGRIRHEDPSVRRVVLREERMIVALPVGHVLDGAKPVLSLHDLVNDTLIIFPKAPRPSYADQVLAAFHDRALQPRRIYETRELQIALGLVAMGEGVSVVPHSVYGLKRDDISYKPLDDPNLVSPIIMSMRMLDESEDIRAMQALIYRLYDESQMEYLPPQPE
- a CDS encoding DUF3717 domain-containing protein — encoded protein: MSASPAERKAAPVSIVRIEAAINAWREVYPPAPDGEDGYALDAGSNCLAELYGTMICYRLPDVPLDSLSDAQRDALYATEA
- a CDS encoding amino acid permease, yielding MSAIPNSDQPGSSANPPKLHRALKARHLTMIAIGGSIGTGLFVASGASISQAGPGGAMVAYMLIGLMVYFLMTSLGEMAAFMPVSGSFATYGAKYVDEGFGFALGWNYWYNWAVTIAVELVAAQLVMHYWFPDVPGVWWSAAFLAVMFLLNALTVRGFGEAEYWFALIKVVTVVAFIGVGLLMIFGILKGAPGNGWGNLTIGDAPFAGGLPAMMGVAMIAGFSFQGTELIGVAAGESENPRTTIPRAVRQVFWRILLFYVLAIFVIGVLIPYTDPSLLKSDVTDIGVSPFTLVFRHAGLAFAAGVMNAVILTAVLSAGNSGMYASTRMLYNLATEGRAPKIFAKLSSGGVPRNALYATTAVGALCFFTSLYGDKTVYLWLLNTSGMTGFIAWLGIAVSHYRFRKGYVKQGYTLDQLPYQSKWFPFGPLFAFVLCLVIALGQDYQAFLANRIDWAGVAATYVGIPLFLVVWLGYRLMNKSRFVRYEDMEIAPWVAASRGAQMQRVENRETVG
- a CDS encoding sensor domain-containing diguanylate cyclase; amino-acid sequence: MKSYPPLATLRRHTASIVARILSPRGVLVAGIVLLAFSWGLSASLIIEARHDAYDHAVENARNLMLLIERDISRNIELYDLSLQNVVDGLADPELMTLPPHQRHRLLFDRAATGAYLGAIFVMDAHGNIVIDSSASPPRQGNFADREYFTAHRDRLAQGLYISRPYASRLRGGALTIALSRRITLPDGSFGGIVVGTLSIDYFRALLDGLAVGLHGSAAIVEDNGALVSRLPYDARVVGLDIHDAPLFAEALRSSEGALTGVGAIDGVRRIYVYKHLAHLPLVVDVAPAEIDIYASWRHRAIWTAVLMGLFTAFIAWGSLALSRELRRRQIAEAKLYRLARTDSLTGLDNRGTFDAVLAKEAQRASRSGRPLSVLFVDVDHFKAFNDYYGHLAGDDVLRRVAQSASHCLRRDSDHVARYGGEEFVVTLPDTDAQGAATVAEGIRRAIAGLDIKHGRSPYGHVTASIGTATAAGARVNAATLLRLADEALYRAKSGGRNRVSDAETSAADA
- a CDS encoding FUSC family protein: MTAQLPARLPPLLRHALRPLLDPYRRYRHAKLIHAARVALAILVSIALSTGLRVPHGEWSTITVLIVVGGLQHHGNIRKKAAERALGTSIGALAGLGLIVLYSVLHAPLAIYLLMAIACGFCAYHAIGKAGYIALLSAITMVIVAGHGDNELVDGLWRAVNVLTGIAIALAFSFALPLYATYSWRYKLADALRACAAVHARLAGDRHVSDDAHLKEMAALSALLVQLRSLMPSVSKECDIPVTQLEAIQRGLRLCIGYLEILSSTVPARDDLAAREYMRTAMKAVNRRIRDTLVGASRALKFGTPSRLAPRRRPVDPPHDAPPPELSGHVSITAKLAGEVEQLREKLLETASAWNI
- the argG gene encoding argininosuccinate synthase, with the protein product MSTILESLPTGQKVGIAFSGGLDTSAALHWMKLKGAVPYAYTANLGQPDEDDYDAIPKRAIEYGAAGARLIDCRAQLVAEGIAALQSGAFHITTAGVTYFNTTPIGRAVTGTMLVAAMKEDGVNIWGDGSTYKGNDIERFYRYGLLVNPDLKIYKPWLDQTFIDELGGRAEMSEFMNQAGFAYKMSAEKAYSTDSNLLGATHEAKDLESLESGIKIVNPIMGVAFWRDDVKIAAEEVTVRFEAGQPVALNGVEFTDPVELLLEANRIGGRHGLGMSDQIENRIIEAKSRGIYEAPGLALLYIAYERLVTGIHNEDTIEQYRENGRRLGRLLYQGRWFDPQAIMLRETAQRWVARAITGEVKIELRRGNDYSILSTKSPNLTYQPERLSMEKVASTFSPRDRIGQLTMRNLDITDTRDKLRVYSQVGLLTPGESSALPQIKGDGDK